A single genomic interval of Corylus avellana chromosome ca10, CavTom2PMs-1.0 harbors:
- the LOC132164525 gene encoding cyclin-dependent protein kinase inhibitor SMR3: MSNDHTSKKNLPKLQSLQFPNPKEQQDHDDEGCRTPTSGDFKIPTVQKNLPKLQSLQFPNPKDQQDDDDDDNEGCRTPTSVDSKIPTVQSCPPTPRKRPGVFVNKRKWTGKELHFFETTRREELESFFQSSFEFPRINSHAVKRRCTSV; encoded by the coding sequence ATGTCCAACGACCATACCTCCAAGAAAAATCTACCAAAACTTCAAAGCCTTCAATTCCCAAATCCAAAGGAACAGCAAGATCATGATGACGAAGGGTGCCGGACTCCCACTTCCGGTGACTTCAAAATTCCGACCGTCCAGAAAAATCTACCAAAACTTCAAAGCCTTCAATTTCCAAATCCAAAGGATCAGCAAGACGATGACGACGACGACAACGAAGGGTGTCGGACACCCACTTCCGTTGACAGCAAAATTCCGACCGTCCAGAGCTGCCCTCCCACCCCTCGGAAACGACCAGGAGTATTTGTGAACAAGAGGAAATGGACAGGTAAAGAGTTGCACTTCTTTGAAACCACAAGGCGTGAAGAGTTGGAATCCTTCTTTCAATCAAGCTTCGAATTTCCTAGGATCAACTCTCATGCTGTTAAGAGGAGATGCACAAGtgtctga
- the LOC132164655 gene encoding uncharacterized protein LOC132164655: protein MAPKRSAKVVAKTTRKVVREETVFVAVVAATDQPPAFEENEGKSAEEEEAGDEETPVAASQQEGEERKRRRRRRDRGGGEGYKRYVLRVLKQVHPGMAISSKAMTFLNNLMSDMFERVAEEAARLSKYTGRVTLTSREIQGAVRLVLPGELGKHADAEGSKAVTTYTNNNAATGR from the coding sequence ATGGCTCCGAAGCGGTCGGCTAAGGTGGTGGCGAAAACCACCAGAAAAGTTGTGCGGGAAGAAACTGTGTTCGTGGCAGTAGTTGCTGCAACCGACCAACCGCCGgcatttgaagaaaatgaaggaaaatcagcagaagaagaagaagcaggagACGAGGAGACGCCCGTCGCCGCCTCGCAGCaagaaggggaagagaggaagaggaggaggaggagaagagatCGGGGCGGTGGAGAGGGGTACAAGAGGTACGTTTTGAGGGTGTTGAAGCAGGTGCACCCGGGGATGGCGATATCGTCGAAAGCAATGACGTTTTTGAACAATTTGATGAGCGACATGTTCGAGAGGGTGGCGGAGGAGGCGGCGAGGCTGTCGAAATACACGGGGAGAGTGACGCTGACGTCGAGGGAGATCCAAGGGGCGGTGAGGCTGGTTTTGCCTGGGGAGCTTGGGAAGCACGCCGATGCTGAGGGTTCTAAGGCTGTCACCACCTACACCAACAACAATGCCGCCACAGGGCGCTAG